From Quercus robur chromosome 8, dhQueRobu3.1, whole genome shotgun sequence:
gtatttctacacactttttcatctacacgtatttttaaaaaaatatataaataacattattagaacaatgttaccaaacagccccttactTTTCATAATTGTGACAATGGAGGCATTACAATGATGTTTTAAGGTGTATTAATCTAATTAAGAAgtcttttcactttttttttcttttttctttttttttaatgaagtttcCTTAGTACTgtttttctatatttaaaaaaaagaacatttttttcatgttggcaaaattgtatataaaataaactCTAGTTCAAAACCACCTTAtagaaatttgattttatgGAACTATAATAAGGATTTTGATGCATGTATGAATGATTGCAGGTCACTAATGCAGAGAATCCTTAACTGCCAAATCCTCCATACCTACATGCGACAGGGAAGCAAACTAGAGTACAGATGCCTAAGCCAATATGAAATGTACTCACCACCTTAGAGACCAACTAGTGCGATTGGACAAAACAGCTCCCATGATAAGTCAATAAAAAGGATTTTGGAGAAGGTAAATAactgattttttaaataaataaataaaacccttgGTTTGAGGGGagctttttgtaaaataaaaaaataggtcTAACATCTCATTGTACCCTAAATTGGTTGAAATGACACGGGGATGAGATATTATCCCTTGTAGACATACGactcatttaaataatatttaatatgagTGACAGTAGGTGAGTGTAATAAATACAAATGTAAGAAGAAATGAAATAGCTAGtgatcatcatatatatatgaagagcTGCTAGGCACCCCCAAGCTTGCGCTTCACGGGATTATGATTAGGTTGGCAATTAATATAGGTTGGATATAGTACACAGTTTGGGGAAGGTAGATGGGTCAGGTTCAGAGGTCGAGCGCAATTCTTACTAACTTATTCAACAAAAGCCCGTTCAAACAACATGCTTAACCTATCTAAAGGAAGGCATTATTGATTGAGGCTATTGGTTTAACTTGTTCATGTTTGATGGTTTGACCCATGGGTTGAGTGACTTTAGGCAATCTCTTTCAATTGAGacaaattgttttgtttttgtttttgtttttttttcaaataagttttcaatttcttttggttttgaaaacaCTTTTTATATTTACATGTTTCCAAtagtatatttattatttagaaaacaactaaaacttttttttttccaatctcAAGAATAAATTCTTTAGAAAAGTctatataaaaatcaaatcaaacggTAATATATTTCAGGCATTGGCCAAAATAATAACCAAACAAGAACTATAATCTAACCCATCTCAAGGTAACACTCGAATCAACATAATGcattgaacttaaaaaaataaaaaaataaaaaaataaaagaaaaagaaaaagaaaagaaaattctgaTCTCATAGACGGAATTTGCAAGAATCAGAAAAAAATGTAGATCTCATGATGGAGCAGTAACTAGGAATATATAATTACGTACCATCTTGACAATATATTGTTTCGAAATGCCAAAAAGCTAGGATTGATTTGGTACTAACCATCTGCTATTGCTGCAATCTTCATGGCCATTTGCACCCTCTGTTAGAAAATATATTCCATCATccataagaaaaatgttatcaAGAAGTGAGTGGCGACGCCACGTTGAGGGCAGGGTGTTCTTGGGAACACCCtaccctgaaaaaaaaaaattatatataatagttaaaatttttttatttgttcaccttaaaaaaaaaaataggaacaccctcaagCAGAATcaggaacaccctcaaaatttttatgtcaaacaaattttgaactaaaatctaaaaaaaaaaaaaatgtaagagagagagtgtgaaagaGTGAGACGGGTAAAAAACTGAAGGTGACCTTTGATAATTCTTTGAGCTTGAGGTGGATTACACATGAAACTTCGACCTTCACAATGTTCACATATTTGCAGCACAGAGAGAATGGGTGGCAAAGAGACTGTGGTGCCTTGTAAGATAGAAGTATAAAACACAGAGATAGAGAATTTGAAAACTAGGGGCTCTATCCGGGTAAACATGGTGGGATTAGGTGGGGGCAGGTGAAATATTAAATGCGCACCCAAGCAAATATTGAcacgttttttcttttctagcaaATAGTGTCCTTTAGGCAAAAATCTAATATCAGCTGACAATTAAAAATAGGAGTaccacttgtttttttttttttttttaaaaaaaacacatttttaaaaaagacaCCCAATTAATGGTATATAAACCACattgttcatttcttttttttctttttcttttttccttttgagattTTTTGGTGTACAGAAtgtaaatttgttttggttttaagtactttttttttttttttttttagcacaaacttcatgccgGTCAGATCTTGAATTTTAGCCAATATTTATCGGAACGTCCCGAAATAGACCGAAATgactcaaaattttttcaaagtaaaatagGAACACCCTAGATAAAATTTCTAGAGTCGCCATTGTCAAGAACTTACAAACATTACGTTGAAAAGGTGACATAATTGTTAATGAAGCACATCTCTTCTTTCTGAACAAACCTAACCTCCCCAAGCATCAatgaagtggaccaaatgaaTTGAAGCAGATAGAAGTGGACCGAAATGGACTAAAATGGACCGAAATAAACCAAAGTAGACTGAAATAATCATAATAGACCAAATTAGACCGAGTGGACTGAAGTGGAATGAATAGACTAAATGGATTGAAGTGGACCGAAATGAGAAGCATAGACCAAATTAGACAAAATAGACCGAAGTAGACTAAATGGACTGAATGAACTAAAGTGGATCGAAATGGACTGAATGGACCTAATTAGTAGACCAAACTGGATTGACATGAATCGAACCGGACCAACATAGACCAAAGTTTACCAAAATGGATTGAATAAACCGAAATGCTAGGCTAATGTGGTTTTACAGGAACGTAGCAATATTAAATGCTACAATTTAGcttttagataataatatagGAAAcgtaaaataattattttaactcTAGATGTGTAAAATTACCACTTTTCCCTTTGGacatttaaaattagaaaattaggACTCTTCCATTATTTTGAAATGGTGTTTGTATAATCTTCAAGCTTTTCATTGTTTTCAAATGTAGATTGGGCTGAAAGTGTTGATAATCTACAATACTCTGGTGggtttgttatttttcttggctacaaTCTCATATTGTGGTCCTCCAAGAACCATTGGTGTCTTATTTCCCATTGTGCCTACACTTTGATGTGAAAATATTAGTGTCACTCACTAATCTTATTGCGAAACATTAGGTATTCATTTTGTAAGTGGCAACGTTACTGGTAAGGATCTTCAAGTGTGTTTATTTCTATCAAACAACTTGTCAACATCATGATCAAAAGGTTTTTCCTCTTATCGTTTTGGGACAAAATTGGCTTCTGCCCTTTCCGagcaaaataaatagcattctacctcctttcccaaactaattaggaaaatgttcatcttttgaaactcaactttttcaaaattgagtTAAGTCTTATAGTAACGTTTTTAAGgatctatagtgacgtttttaaggacctatagtggcgttttttaacTCAagctccatgaaatcgagttataggtaaaaaaaattgcatgtaactcgacttcatggagatcCAATTACAAAACGTCATTATAAGTcattaaaacgtcactataggctccttaaaaccccactatagggctccagatttttttttttaaactcgattttgagaaagtcgagtttcaaaagagggaaatttccctaattagtttggaaaagggggtagaatgctatttattttgccCGAAAAGGATAGAGGCCAATTTTGTCctattgttttgtgtttttccctgACATGTTGAAACTCTCATTGCATCACATGAACCTTCAACTTGATGGGATGACGGGACATAGTAGATAATGTGCattgaatttgtatttttgaatCATTGATTGTTAAAGATAGTTCACTACaacaaagttgattttttttttttttattggttaaaaTGCTTGAAAAACGTATTAAAAGCcctcaaaaaatattattttgaggGTTTAACTGATCCTTAATGACCTTTGAAACAAATTCCCTCAAAATGGAAATTTTTACGGCCTTCGTGACCCTTGAAACCGAAATTTCAACATCCTACATGACCCTTGAAACAAATGTTTTATCTTTATCAAGGTTTGACAAcctttgaaaaatttaaaagggATAAAAGAACCATAACCTTTTTTTGAGGGTCTCCCAACCCTCAAAATaaggtttttctcttttttttttttttaaaaaaaaaaaaaaatgaaaacccacAGCCATGCACATAGACTTTGAAGAACcacatattaaaaaatctatattatACCAAAGcacaaatatcaaaacaaaattcaattagCTTTCCAAGTTACTACATTCTTGAAGTTTATGTAGACATTTTCGTATTAACATAAAGGAATTTAgtattttaactaaaaaaaaaaaaaaaaaaaaaggaagaagaagaagagaaatgaaTCAGTACAAGAACCATGCATGATCAAAATTCTAAtcttaatattattctatttcaATGCAAAACAACCTAACGTACTAATGTTTAAAGGGTCTCAAATAAAGGATTTTGCCTTCTCGTGGTACTTCTCAAAGAATGATGCATAGCCACCAACTTTCCCTTGCATTAAGAACTGCAAGGAAATAAACAAACCAATTAATCATGCACTTGTTAAATGGTTGAGGtgtttgattgaaaatttgtCATACAATGAAGTCCATATGAAGAAATGAATCTTGATCTCCTATGAAGAAATTACAAGTCACTTTCTTAAGGAAAAAACACATACGGagatgaaagaaaatccaaactaCCAGACATATTATGCAACAATAAACAAACTATAAAACCGAGGATAATTAAACTGCAAGAGCATTGTAGGAAGTTCCTTGAGAAATACCTCCAGCAACTGAAACATGAACTTCATATCAACAAGACTCTATATGGTCTCACAATAAACACTGCCAAGATAATTCAGTGGAAAAGATAATTGGAAGAGAAGTCCATTCACCATGACCTGCACCATGACATTAATCCATCCACCATGGTCACCACCAGCTACTTCAATTCGAGCTCTTTCATCATCTCTACCTGGACTATGATCTTCTGTTAGTTCAGTAGCTGAAAGACTGGCTGTCAAGTCACCTGTCATTTTCATGTAAACATACAAATATTCAATTATTAGGTTAAAATAAGGTGAAGTTTTATACTCCTTTACTTGATGTACAACTAATGCTTAGGAAAGTCCTATTTCAGGTAAAAGCATTAAGAGAAAGGAATTCTTTATCATCTTAGCACATATCTAGAGACACAACTAATTTCAACTCAAATCAGCTAAACCTTTATTCCCATTAATTAGGATCAATTATCTTCTGGATGCAACTGGTTAAAGAGTCAATAATCAATATCactaattaaccaaaaaaaagggagataTCTGAGAACCAGTACCCTGACCAGGCTGGATTTTCTTTGTGCATAAAAGGGTCTTTGAGTCACCAACATTGGCAATTAAAATCTTCTCGTCAAGAGTTTAAGCCATCTCATAGTTTACCCAATATTGTAAGGCAAAGAGTATCAATGATCACCTCAAATGCTACTGCTTGTTTGACTTGTCTTAGGTTACTAGCACTTCCTCAAAAGGGTACAGGTATAGAAGATGCTGTTAACAATATAAACGCATTTTGATATATGCAGGACACAAATAACACAAGATGCCTATAATCTTATCCTATTATGGCCATGCCAAAGcaatatagtatatatatattcactcaAAGTAAATTACATCTTATATGGATagaaaataaaaccataatGAGATAAAATACGCAAAATAGAATAAAGATGTAGTTTAACAAGGTATAGATATCTCATTGATTAAGGTTTATTTGAGCTGGGATTAAGTGATTAACCTTGGACATGACACAAACAACTTGAAAAGGTTGAATGATGCAGGGTACTACTTTTATGGGGAAAATGCCGTTGACAAAGatcaatttaaaattgaaatactTGTGAAgacagagcaaaaaaaaaaaatacagctGTGAATGCATGTGTGCAAGCAAGCTCATGAATTTACTACCAACATCACTAGATGCATACACTatgcaaaaaaagaaatgaagataATTGATCTCATTGTTTTCTAATGGATGCTATGCAATTTTGTAACTTTTCTAATAGTAGCTGGAGTGGATTGTACATGGTACAAAGGTATCCCACTTGCTTACAAATAGCTATAAAATTGTTATTATACATAGAAGTTACCTCTGATGGTGATTGTTTATTGCTGCAAAAGCAGATTGGACTACTTATTAAATTGATATCATTGCATGCTCAGGTGGCTTCTAACTGTAAAGAATGGCTCTGCTTGTCTTTGTATGCCTAGTTTGAATACTGAAGCGCATATGCTTGGTCGTTGTACTAATCATGTAATTTCCTTTTTAACTTTGCTCTTGTTACGtatttttgctttgatttttgtCTTTATAACGTGTGTAACTAACTTCATAGCATATATGCAGTATGATCTCACTATTTCACAACATAGAACAGAACAATCGTGGCCCTGTATACTCATTGCCCATTtcacaattaaaatatttggattCTCCATCAGTGTCTTTcacaatttaaatataaaaaattggatGACAGGTATTGCAGAGGATTTTATGATGTTTTCCTTTTGTGTGCACCACAAATGGTTTGCCTCAAAGGCTGCATTGCCAAGCAATCTTTAACATGCCTGCAATTGCCTTAGCTGAAACTCATTCCTATCTGCTGATAGGTAACTCAAGAAGCCTTGAAGTACTTTTTTGCTAAACCACAAGAAGTTACAGaacttctttctatttttgttaattatggttgtaattaacaaaaaaaaccacaatTGTGATCGCGATCGCAATTGCAATCGCGATCGCAGCGGTATAAGTACTTATAGGTAGTGCTTTAAAAAACGTAGGAAATTTATGAAATGTTAAATCATATAAACAAATACAGCAAAATCTCCTAGATTTAAACAAAGTTTGGgatctaattaaataattatttcaatttcgtatttaattaaaaaaaaatggagctgAAGTTATAGGTAATCATCCAAAAGCGCGGTAAATTCCTGAAAAATCAAATCgataaacaaacacaacaaaatcttccaaaaatcaaagaaaatgaagCTTGAAGAAGcaaattaaataattacttCAGAATAAAACACACCGTGACCGAGAGAGACGAAGTCACAAAGAGAACACCGAGCTTAGAttgagagagacaaagagacaCGAACTTGAGCTTGAATGCTATGTAATTTCCATGATTGCCGAGCTTAGTTTTTTAGCTTCAGGCTATCGTATAgcatattcttttgttttttgaaatatttttttgaattttttttcaagagttgaaaattttttaggGTATGTTTATTAGGGGTTGTGAATTTAAGAGGATTTAcattttagtgacaaaattaaccaatttttatatatttatttcaagGGTTGtgttaattatttttcaagGATTGTGTTTATTATTTTGAAGGTCCTTAATAAATCTAGTAATAGTCATATTTTAGTGTTTATTTGGACAAATTTTAGTaacccttgaaaaaaaaaagagtcgaATCAGGTCATGTTGTTTGTAGTATTAGTGGGTTTATAATATAACTTcgtattattttatgtattgGTATAGAAGGCCCAATTATGTAATAAGCCATATACACGTAATCCTATGGCATCTAAACTCAGTAGAAGTATATATACTCTACTAAGTTTAATAGTGTTCATTGTACAATACACTGATAATATCAAAGAAGTGGTTGTCAAAGACTCTCTCCATGGAGGTCGACGTTCTGACGAACTATGTAcgtattctttctcttttatacttctGCTCActacaattttctatttctcttttaatttcAACAGATCTGCTGTATATATTATCATGGACTTCCTCTTATACCTAAGACTGTATGTGAGTGTGGCATTGCTGATCAGTTGCAGCCAAATTAAAGGAACTCATTGTGaatgatgaaaattttatttgaaagcTGATGGACCTGTTTAGAATCTGTAAAAACTTTGAGAATATTAATTATCTTCACTCCAGAGGACCATCTTAATTTTTTACTTGAGCccgttattttttctttattaaaggATGAAAGTACCTTTATTCAGGAATTGTTTGCTAGGTTGAGATCTTTCACATCAGAGAGTTTGAAACTTTATTCTTGGACTAGCTTTTTGGGCTTTGAAAGACCTGGAATGTTATGGTTTTGAGTCTAGACCTAAGCTTGAAGCTGAGTGTGATGAGTGGTTAATAATTCTCCATGtcatgcatgatttttttttaatacacaatATGCAGACACGATCTTGACCAGGAAGATCTGAAAGTGAACCTCTTCAACGAATATGTGAATACTTGATAATTGGAGATACTTTCTCAAATGGCCAATCAGCACCTTAATCTGAAAGCACTGGAGTTTAAAAAGTTTATACACTTTTAGAGGATGATTGAGGAATTCAGATGAACGGTTAAGATTGTAGGATTTGGTAGGTGAGATTCAAGAGTATAGCTAAGGATGACTTGTAGTTTTTGTGAAACTTTATAGTAAAGTTCAATTTTGTATGTAAAAATTGTGAGTTGAAATGTCACGTTGGACTTTGATTGTTCAAGTCTATTTTTTTGGCTTGGCCGTGTACGTAGGGCTTAGgacaaaagggaaaaaattattaagcCAGTTGGATTGGGATCTATCTGTCTCTCTGAAACGATTGTGGGACATTCTCATTTGAGGGAATGGACAAAACAATTTTTCGTGAATGTGGGAGCAAAGACCAACGTGATAATCGTTCGTCAAAGTTGGACTAAAGTCAtattcttttcatatttttatttttgtgagtgACTCTAATTAAAGTATTAATatttaactctctttttttaacattttaatgcCATGTTTAGATGGAATGAGATGGgaggagaggagagaaaaatgatagtttatTATAGCTTTATGTTAGTTCAAAGGATAGTTTGAgggtttatttttggaaaacattTCATGGGTTTTAAATTAATACTTGAATAAGTCTGAAGTATAGTTTATTATATAGCTTTATGTTAGTTCAATTTAGAGATTtaattcctataaaaaaaacttagagaTTTAATGAAGTACAGATTGCAATAATTTGAAATGAGATGatgtataatttatttagtttaatttaaaattaaactcaaACTTTACTAGGGCTTATAGTATAATTATCCCTATTTTTCCCTAATCAATACtttgttgactttttttttttttttttgagggttcTCAATTAGTTCTTAATTAAGTCTCAAGTGTAGATTATTATATAGCTTTATGTTAGTTCATCTTAATAGAGATTCAACAAAAGCACAAATTGCAATCATTTGAAATAATACTATATATACTACCACACATCTTTGGTGCAGTGGTTactttacaagtataaatgcttgtaggGTGTGGGAAGCAATAACCTaaattcaagtctccaggaagGAGTTTTACATACATGTACACTAAGATTAGGTTAAAGTAAAAATTTAATCttgtataacaaaaaaaaaaaaaaaaaaaaggaaaaaaaaagaaacaagactATGTATGATAAGATACAACTTTtagtttgatttaaaaaattaagctcAAACTTTAGTAGGGTTGATCATATAATTATCCCTGTTCTTCCCTTATCGATGTGTGCAATACATGCATATTATAACTCTATGATTATGATATGAAAGAAGATTTTTCATATTAGTGGTTTAACCAATACTTAGATTACTAGCAAAGTCCATATTGCAACAATCAGGGCATTACATTCATGAAACAAAAAGATGGGGAAATTGTCTATTCCTTTTGCACTGAAGCATCAAATTCCTCAACATACATGATTGTTcgaacagaaaacaaaaaacaaagagagcaAAATTCTCAGCTCATAGATCACATGATGGAGCAGAAACTTGGATCAGGATCATAGACTACTTCACAGAATATGGGAACTGGTGGATATTGATGGAACACTAGCGCATGTTCTTCAGGATTATTTGGTTTCTTATCCTCCTTTggcttttctttctcttccgccggcttttctttctccttcacTTCTTCAACGCTCAAAATGGCGGCACCATAGGAAAGCTTCTTCCTCAACGAGCCGGTCAAATTAGCGGAGTCCACATCTTGGCCAATCACCACCAAATGATCTTTATCAGACCCTTCTACTGCTACTGAGATCACACCTGTAGAATCAATGCACGTTATATACAAGTTCCTTAGCAATGGTTTCTcaaaagccaaaataaaaattgagtgtTTGATGCTAACCAGTAGTGTTGCTAGCAATCTTCATGGCCTTGATTCTGCATTTTTCACAGGTCATTTGCACCCggataataattttttgctaCATGcaccataaaataaaagacagagtaagtaattaatttctaaaatataccAAAGCTTTTCTTGTTTTACAGagctaaaagttaaataaagCTTCAGAAAATTTGCTTTTGGTGCAATGTCCGTGAAATTTACGGGGGTTTACCTTCATGTTTTGGAGGAGGAAAAAGCAACGTAGCGCACTCAATGAGAGAACTCCGATGGGCTTAAGCTGTGTTAACGGAGAGAGAAATTGTagaactatatatttatatagctTAGTGGAAAATACACATGCAATACGTAAGCTGCAATAATACATGAAGTGCTCCaagaaaaaaacttcttttaagTATGTGGGTGCTCCGGTTCTTTTCAATATGGCcactatttttgtattgagaaatgatatgtctacaacatttttacaacaaatcctaagtggcaggttattattgattgttattgttcaggcaaaaaagtaatcttagtgttagtttcaaatttgaaccaataacaactaaccacctatgatttattgtaaaaatattgtagacgtaaCATCTCTTTTTTGCATTACAACTAAATCATACCACTTTATCAAGTGAATACAAGGTTCAAATTAAATCAGATTATACTTTCGTATCGTgattagaaattaaattcaataagaaCATTATATAAAAGATCCTATTATGCCTTCTAATAATATAGCATTAGATATttgcaaataaaatatatattaggagtgttaatgtatattatattatgggctttaggcccaattacctttcttgtatagcacacttgtacttgtaccgcacacttacttgtaccgcacacttactacactttacttgtaccgcacacttacgcctcctatataaggctctgatgtatattctctcattatgaaatacaatacaatcttccagtatttctaacatggtatcagagccactgctctgacTTTTTCTTAGCAGTCTTTTCTGTGTTGGTGTTACTCCACTCTCAACATCGCTTCCGCTATCACAACAGTCGCTGCAGCCTCTCGCCGTTGAAACTCCGACGTCTTCCAGCCGTCGTCCTTGGGTTCCGGACCTGCAGCCGCTGTCGTTGAGTAGTCCAACACTGCACAGAACACTGCACGTGTCAGCGCCGCCACGAATATTGCTCCGATCAAATTTCTGGAGATATCACTGTGTTCGTCTTGAACCGATCTACCCGGCGGTGAAAGCCTTGCAGTAATTAGATACTGCACGCGCCGTCATGCGCGGCTTGATTTTTCTGCGTCAGAGACCCACGCGCCACACGCGCCGTCATCAGTTCCAACTGACATCACCTGTGACGTCATCAGTTCCACGTCAGCTCTAGCTGCGTCAGCATCCACTCATCTGTTGACGTCAGTGCCACATCATCCTGTGACGTCATCTGCTGATCGTTGACCGTTGACTGACCGTTGACTGTTGACCGTTGATTTTGACCGCCCGTTGACTTTTCTccagggttgacttttgcaGTTCAGGTTCTCCTTACCcggtttttcgcgtagatttcatttttgcattctgtttttgcatattgtgtCTCTAAGTGGATAAAAAGGATGTTTTTCTTCCTCGCCCCATCAATACTGTATTGGAGGGGAACAAGAATTACTTATCTTGGTCTCAAGCTATGCGCAGTTTTCTTAAGGGTCGTATGCTCTGGCATTACTGTACTGGTGCAGTCGCCATTCCTGTCAAAGGAGCAAGTGAAGAAGATACTGCCTTTCTTGATCGTATGATTGAATGGGATAGTCACAACCATATGATCCTCACATGGATTCGGAACACTTTCATTCCCTCCATTTCCAACCTGTTGGGCAACTATGATGATGCCAAGTCAGTGTAGGATATGTTGGCCAAAAGGTACTCCACTACTCATGGCTCCATGAAATATTAGTTAGTGGTTGAATTGCATCAACTCAGACAAGCACCAGGGCAATCCATCAATGACTACTATGATTGGCTTCGCTTCATTTGGGACAAAATTGACCTTTCTGATCCAACTTGGGCATGCTCAAAGGATGCTCAACAATATGCTTCCATTAGAGATGAATTTCGCCTCTATGAATTCCTGATGTCCCTTCACAAGGACTTTGAGCCCATTCGAGGCCAGCTGCTAAATCGCAGTCCTACTCCCTCTCTTGATACTGCTGTGAATAAGTTGGTTAGAGAAGAAGCTCGTCTTGCAACCCTTCAAGCTCAGAATAAGCTCAATGTTTTGGCTATTACACCTTCTGCTCCACCCATAGAGCAACCTCAACAATCAGGTGATTCCTCTGGCTCTAGCAATCGTCGCAAGCAGACCAACAAAAAGTTCTGCAACTATTGCAAGCGTCCTAGCCACACCATTGAGACTTGTTATCGTTGCAACAAATCTACTGCCGCCGTTGCTAATACTGAGCCTACTCCGCCGATGGCTTCCATTTCAGCTGAGTcccagtcttctggatccactatcaACCTCTCTCTCACTGAACTACAGGAGATCATAGCTTAGGCAGTTCGTATGGCTGgtaatgcatctctttccaCTGCTCTCTCAGTTCTGCCCGGTAAGTCTCAAACTTGGCTCTTTGACTCTGcctgttgcaatcacatgacacctcactcctccttattctcca
This genomic window contains:
- the LOC126694187 gene encoding heavy metal-associated isoprenylated plant protein 47-like; amino-acid sequence: MKQKIIIRVQMTCEKCRIKAMKIASNTTGVISVAVEGSDKDHLVVIGQDVDSANLTGSLRKKLSYGAAILSVEEVKEKEKPAEEKEKPKEDKKPNNPEEHALVFHQYPPVPIFCEVVYDPDPSFCSIM